One segment of Anopheles stephensi strain Indian chromosome 3, UCI_ANSTEP_V1.0, whole genome shotgun sequence DNA contains the following:
- the LOC118510089 gene encoding cuticle protein 76-like, with translation MFRFVALLAVVAVAQAAYTLNPAGPTYAGIHTPAITSQQSNILRSYGNLGQISTYSKTIDTPYSSVSKSDVRVSNPGLAVGHVAAAYPHAIAPAYAHPAYAAPAYAAPAYAAPAIKAAPALLGVAYSAAPAVAHMTYSNGLGINYAW, from the exons ATGTTCCGA TTTGTCGCCCTGCTTGCCGTCGTTGCCGTGGCCCAGGCCGCTTACACGCTTAACCCGGCTGGTCCGACCTACGCTGGAATCCACACACCTGCCATCACGAGCCAGCAGTCGAACATCCTGCGCAGCTACGGAAACCTTGGCCAAATCTCGACCTACTCGAAGACCATCGATACCCCGTACTCGTCCGTCAGCAAGTCCGATGTGCGCGTGAGCAACCCAGGACTGGCCGTTGGCCATGTTGCCGCCGCTTACCCGCATGCCATCGCTCCAGCTTACGCTCACCCGGCTTACGCTGCCCCGGCTTACGCTGCCCCGGCGTACGCTGCCCCGGCCATCAAGGCTGCACCGGCACTGCTGGGCGTTGCTTACTCTGCTGCCCCGGCTGTTGCCCACATGACCTACAGCAACGGACTCGGCATCAACTACGCTTGGTAA
- the LOC118510090 gene encoding plexin domain-containing protein 1 isoform X2 → MATATRRMICFISNSLFWLILLSHYQQYVCVKVPRKYLQTDLTELGSSFSVPVSVAAPGKKSDTTTEPEMGGAASNRSVVPLDENKKSFAKLKLYQEQLNAKKMQQLPGPLNINEETTHLLGVNGTGQRKEYALDGDSVNKTALNTATKLLGTAAGLNASLVQESPGRDPISDTINIDTIERTEAELNSTLQEHNITKTFEDNHLYYKSTWSTDKAMSEEFWKKITTNLTVNMLLSNSHRRATTMLLSFEFPFYGFPIRNITIASGGFLYTGDYVHSWLASTQYIAPLMANFDTALSNSSLVKYRDDGETFIVVWENVILQDRPNNGTFTFSVTLNKSGDIVFAYKKIPISIQQIFETPLTKNHPVKIGLSDAYIIDKTIMRTKQKTIYEYHRVNFGQTEVQNDTIITLTALPTCFSFKDCASCISHEGADFECLWCPTINRCSTGTDRKRQDWVHKGCETTMISEVQSCPALGQKGNNYGESVEATTKPNANRYNITNNGRDNQQPTQDRKLDQSTAPNGVVLNGSDVYRGSKSDDFVNKAHVYHTSDMPSGSSSKLLVSMLIILGILLMSGCWVLYAYRNPHTKSGQLLIRYRPNKWLWRRGEARYTAASIHM, encoded by the exons ATGGCGACTGCTACGAGGCGAATGATATGTTTTATTAGCAACTCTCTCTTCTGGTTAATACTGTTGTCGCATTACCAGCAGTATGTTTGTGTAAAAG TGCCTCGAAAATACCTGCAAACCGATTTAACGGAACTGGGTAGCAGCTTCTCGGTGCCAGTGTCTGTTGCAGCTCCGGGTAAAAAAAGTGACACCACCACCGAGCCCGAGATGGGAGGAGCGGCATCGAATCGATCAGTGGTGCCGTTGGACGAGAACAAGAAAAGTTTTGCCAAGCTAAAACTTTACCAGGAACAATTAAATGccaaaaaaatgcaacaattGCCCGGCCCTTTGAACATAAACGAGGAAACCACACATTTGCTCGGAGTGAATGGCACGGGCCAGCGGAAAGAGTACGCGCTCGACGGTGACAGTGTGAACAAAACTGCTCTCAACACGGCGACAAAATTGCTGGGTACGGCCGCTGGTCTTAATGCATCTTTAGTGCAA GAATCTCCCGGACGTGATCCAATCAGTGATACAATCAACATCGATACGATCGAGCGCACTGAGGCTGAATTGAACAGCACGCTGCAAGAGCATAACATAACAAAAACGTTTGAAGATAATCATCTCTACTACAAGAGCACCTGGTCCACCGATAAGGCGATGAGTGAAGAATTTTGGAAAAAGATAACCACGAACTTGACCGTCAATATGCTGCTTTCGAATTCGCATCGCCGAGCAACA ACCATGCTTTTGTCGTTCGAGTTTCCCTTCTATGGTTTTCCCATTCGAAACATTACAATTGCGAGCGGAGGGTTCCTATATACAGGCGATTATGTGCATTCGTGGCTAGCGTCAACACAGTACATAGCTCCTTTAATGGCAAATTTCGATACGGCATTGTCCAACAGCTCGCTCGTGAAGTATCGTGATGATG GTGAAACGTTCATTGTTGTTTGGGAGAATGTTATTCTGCAGGATCGGCCAAATAACGGCACATTTACGTTCAGTGTAACGCTGAACAAGTCGGGTGATATTGTGTTTGCGTACAAGAAGATTCCCATCAGCATCCAGCAGATATTTGAAACCCCGCTTACCAAAAATCACCCGGTCAAGATAGGACTTTCCGATGCGTACATCATTGATAAAACAATTATGC GTACGAAACAGAAAACCATCTACGAATATCATCGAGTGAACTTTGGCCAAACTGAAGTACAAAACGATACCATCATCACGTTAACAGCTCTGCCCACCTGCTTTTCGTTCAAAGATTGTGCATCGTGCATTTCTCACGAGGGAGCTGATTTCGAG TGCTTATGGTGTCCGACGATCAATCGGTGTTCCACCGGTACCGATCGCAAACGACAAGACTGGGTACATAAAG GATGTGAAACGACCATGATTTCCGAGGTACAATCCTGCCCGGCACTTGGTCAGAAAGGCAACAACTATGGAGAATCGGTGGAAGCAACTACCAAACCAAACGCAAACAGGTACAACATTACCAACAATGGTCGGGATAATCAACAGCCAACTCAAGATCGGAAGCTGGACCAAAGCACCGCTCCGAACGGTGTTGTGTTGAATGGCAGTGATGTTTACCGAGGTTCCAAGAGCGATGATTTCGTCAACAAAGCACATGTCTATCACACGTCGGACATGCCCAGTGGGTCGAGTAGTAAGCTGCTAGTGTCTATGCTGATTATCCTTGGCATCCTTCTCATGTCCGGCTGTTGGGTGTTGTACGCATATCGGAACCCGCACACAAAGAGTGGTCAGCTGTTAATTAGG
- the LOC118510090 gene encoding plexin domain-containing protein 1 isoform X1: protein MATATRRMICFISNSLFWLILLSHYQQYVCVKVPRKYLQTDLTELGSSFSVPVSVAAPGKKSDTTTEPEMGGAASNRSVVPLDENKKSFAKLKLYQEQLNAKKMQQLPGPLNINEETTHLLGVNGTGQRKEYALDGDSVNKTALNTATKLLGTAAGLNASLVQESPGRDPISDTINIDTIERTEAELNSTLQEHNITKTFEDNHLYYKSTWSTDKAMSEEFWKKITTNLTVNMLLSNSHRRATTMLLSFEFPFYGFPIRNITIASGGFLYTGDYVHSWLASTQYIAPLMANFDTALSNSSLVKYRDDGETFIVVWENVILQDRPNNGTFTFSVTLNKSGDIVFAYKKIPISIQQIFETPLTKNHPVKIGLSDAYIIDKTIMRTKQKTIYEYHRVNFGQTEVQNDTIITLTALPTCFSFKDCASCISHEGADFECLWCPTINRCSTGTDRKRQDWVHKGCETTMISEVQSCPALGQKGNNYGESVEATTKPNANRYNITNNGRDNQQPTQDRKLDQSTAPNGVVLNGSDVYRGSKSDDFVNKAHVYHTSDMPSGSSSKLLVSMLIILGILLMSGCWVLYAYRNPHTKSGQLLIRILKSKKYRPNKWLWRRGEARYTAASIHM from the exons ATGGCGACTGCTACGAGGCGAATGATATGTTTTATTAGCAACTCTCTCTTCTGGTTAATACTGTTGTCGCATTACCAGCAGTATGTTTGTGTAAAAG TGCCTCGAAAATACCTGCAAACCGATTTAACGGAACTGGGTAGCAGCTTCTCGGTGCCAGTGTCTGTTGCAGCTCCGGGTAAAAAAAGTGACACCACCACCGAGCCCGAGATGGGAGGAGCGGCATCGAATCGATCAGTGGTGCCGTTGGACGAGAACAAGAAAAGTTTTGCCAAGCTAAAACTTTACCAGGAACAATTAAATGccaaaaaaatgcaacaattGCCCGGCCCTTTGAACATAAACGAGGAAACCACACATTTGCTCGGAGTGAATGGCACGGGCCAGCGGAAAGAGTACGCGCTCGACGGTGACAGTGTGAACAAAACTGCTCTCAACACGGCGACAAAATTGCTGGGTACGGCCGCTGGTCTTAATGCATCTTTAGTGCAA GAATCTCCCGGACGTGATCCAATCAGTGATACAATCAACATCGATACGATCGAGCGCACTGAGGCTGAATTGAACAGCACGCTGCAAGAGCATAACATAACAAAAACGTTTGAAGATAATCATCTCTACTACAAGAGCACCTGGTCCACCGATAAGGCGATGAGTGAAGAATTTTGGAAAAAGATAACCACGAACTTGACCGTCAATATGCTGCTTTCGAATTCGCATCGCCGAGCAACA ACCATGCTTTTGTCGTTCGAGTTTCCCTTCTATGGTTTTCCCATTCGAAACATTACAATTGCGAGCGGAGGGTTCCTATATACAGGCGATTATGTGCATTCGTGGCTAGCGTCAACACAGTACATAGCTCCTTTAATGGCAAATTTCGATACGGCATTGTCCAACAGCTCGCTCGTGAAGTATCGTGATGATG GTGAAACGTTCATTGTTGTTTGGGAGAATGTTATTCTGCAGGATCGGCCAAATAACGGCACATTTACGTTCAGTGTAACGCTGAACAAGTCGGGTGATATTGTGTTTGCGTACAAGAAGATTCCCATCAGCATCCAGCAGATATTTGAAACCCCGCTTACCAAAAATCACCCGGTCAAGATAGGACTTTCCGATGCGTACATCATTGATAAAACAATTATGC GTACGAAACAGAAAACCATCTACGAATATCATCGAGTGAACTTTGGCCAAACTGAAGTACAAAACGATACCATCATCACGTTAACAGCTCTGCCCACCTGCTTTTCGTTCAAAGATTGTGCATCGTGCATTTCTCACGAGGGAGCTGATTTCGAG TGCTTATGGTGTCCGACGATCAATCGGTGTTCCACCGGTACCGATCGCAAACGACAAGACTGGGTACATAAAG GATGTGAAACGACCATGATTTCCGAGGTACAATCCTGCCCGGCACTTGGTCAGAAAGGCAACAACTATGGAGAATCGGTGGAAGCAACTACCAAACCAAACGCAAACAGGTACAACATTACCAACAATGGTCGGGATAATCAACAGCCAACTCAAGATCGGAAGCTGGACCAAAGCACCGCTCCGAACGGTGTTGTGTTGAATGGCAGTGATGTTTACCGAGGTTCCAAGAGCGATGATTTCGTCAACAAAGCACATGTCTATCACACGTCGGACATGCCCAGTGGGTCGAGTAGTAAGCTGCTAGTGTCTATGCTGATTATCCTTGGCATCCTTCTCATGTCCGGCTGTTGGGTGTTGTACGCATATCGGAACCCGCACACAAAGAGTGGTCAGCTGTTAATTAGG ATTCTCAAGTCGAAAAAG